The segment GGAGGCGGCCGGCGAGCCGTGCCAGGCGGTCGAAGCTGGCTTCGGGAAGGGTGTCGAGCAGGTCGGCCTGCCGCAGAGCGGTGAGCCGCTCCGGGTCGCGGAGTGCATCCTCGCGCGCCGCTCGGGAGGGGCCGGTCATCCGCCGCCTCCGCGCGCATGCATGAAGACCACGCCCGTCGAGGATGCTGCATTCATGCGGCTGCGGCAGTCCGGGGGTAGCAAGGAGTTCCTGCCCCGGCGACGCAATCCGCAGGCCCAAACTGGAAACTGCGATCAGCCGATTTTTCCGGAATGTCCCAGATTCGTCCGGAAAGAAAACCCCAACCCAAGCTAGGCAGGGATAAGGAGTTCATCGGCGCGAAAGTGCGCGTTTTGTAACAGCAGAATGAGTCCTTTACGATACGTGTGCAGGAAGTTTCATCTCCCATCCGAAGAGCCGGCGGATGGACGGGCACGACGATCGGGAGGGCTCGGGCGGTGCAGGCGGTCCGCGGCGGCCGGCACGCGGGGAAGGCGCCGGAGTGTCACGTGCGTTCGTTCGTCTCGCGGACCGCGAGGTGCGTTGGGGCCCACGCACGGAAGCGCCCGCCGGGGAGCAGTGCCTCCCGGCGGGCGTTCCGTCGAACCTGCGATCGAGATTACCGGGCGGCGCGCGGGTAGATGCGGTAGCGCTCGCGGACCTTGTTCCACTCGGCCAGCTCGCGCTGCCAGCGGCGGTCGATCTCGCGCGGGTCGTCGCCGCGGTCGAAGGCGGCACGCGCCCAGTGCGAGCCGATCATCTGCGTGAACCCCGTGTTCATCACCCGGAACTGCCCCGGGTTCTGCTTCTTCGCCTCGGTCAGCAGCACGAGCGCCGTGTACGCCGGGCGGTAGGTATTGCGGTCGGTGATGTCCAGCCGCAGCGTGGTGAAGGTCTGCCCCTTGTACTGCGTGTCGACCTTGGGATCGGTGGTCGGCGTGATCTGCACCGGCGTCAGCGTCACGCCGGGAAGGTTGTACTGCGCCGCGGCTTGTCGCAGCCGCTCGGCGTTCAGCCAGGGCGCGCCCACGTAGCTGAAGGGCGCGTCGGTGCCCCGCCCCACGTGCACGTTGGTCCCCTCGCCCAGCACCAGCCCGGAAAAGTTGAGCGCCGCGTTCACCGAGCGGATGTTGGGGCTGGGCGGAATGAAGCGCAGCCCCGTTTCCTCGAACCACATGTCCGGACGCCACCCCTCGGCCGGAACCACGTGCAGCTCGGCGCCCACGTTGGCCGTCTCGTTGAAGTACCGGGCGATCTCGCCGGCCGTCATCCCGTGGCGCAGGGGCACGCTGTAGTAGCCCGTGATCACCTGCGTAACGGCACGCACCTCCATGTCCATCACGGGGCCGTCCTGCGCGTCGGTGATGGGATTGGGCCGGTCGAGGACGACGAAGGGGA is part of the Longimicrobium sp. genome and harbors:
- a CDS encoding DUF1343 domain-containing protein, coding for MHRHTPRLVRYTAALALAALSAAGCRTGSQPEAAGAQADSSAAPQASAPAKDAPARSAGVVPGIEVLLRDSVHLVRGKRVGLITNPSAVTRSGELGADVLARTPGVRLVALFGPEHGIRGDLEAGATFVGGRDARTGVPVYSLYDRTQRPTAAELDSVDVLVFDIQDIGARVYTFVWTMAMAMEEAAKRKIPFVVLDRPNPITDAQDGPVMDMEVRAVTQVITGYYSVPLRHGMTAGEIARYFNETANVGAELHVVPAEGWRPDMWFEETGLRFIPPSPNIRSVNAALNFSGLVLGEGTNVHVGRGTDAPFSYVGAPWLNAERLRQAAAQYNLPGVTLTPVQITPTTDPKVDTQYKGQTFTTLRLDITDRNTYRPAYTALVLLTEAKKQNPGQFRVMNTGFTQMIGSHWARAAFDRGDDPREIDRRWQRELAEWNKVRERYRIYPRAAR